Proteins from a single region of Trichomycterus rosablanca isolate fTriRos1 chromosome 16, fTriRos1.hap1, whole genome shotgun sequence:
- the zgc:165573 gene encoding cysteine-rich and transmembrane domain-containing protein 1 — protein MSYDQPPPYTGPGGPVPGYPPQGAPGYPPQGYAPQGYPPQGYPTPAYQAGPDQPPFPNYPQAPPGSYPGQPGYQGYQVPPQPQYGGPVYGEAPKNTVYVVEQGRRDDSGEQACLTACWTALCCCCLWDMLT, from the exons ATGAGTTATGATCAACCTCCCCCATACACAGGCCCGGGCGGCCCAGTTCCAGGTTACCCTCCTCAAGGCGCACCTGGTTACCCCCCTCAGGGCTACGCACCTCAGGGTTACCCGCCGCAAGGTTATCCTACTCCGGCCTATCAAGCTGGCCCCGACCAGCCACCTTTCCCTAACTACCCGCAGGCTCCTCCAGGGTCATACCCAGGCCAGCCTGGCTATCAGGGATATCAGGTACCTCCTCAACCCCAGTATGGAGGACCAGTGTATGGAGAGGCACCTAAAAACACAG TGTATGTGGTCGAGCAGGGCCGGCGAGACGATTCGGGTGAGCAGGCGTGTCTGACCGCATGCTGGACAGCTCTGTGCTGCTGTTGTCTGTGGGACATGTTGACCTAA